The DNA region ACCAAACACCTAAACGAACTTATCGATTACGAGCATTACAGCAACCAACACGAGCGCATTCAAAAACTGTTCAAAAAGAACAATCCGCTCAGTATTATTAAACCAGGTTTAAACAATGGTATGCTTGCCATTCAAGACAGTACTCAATCTGTATTTAAAATAAGGGTTTCCGATTTTAAAAACAACGAATCGTGGGTTACCGTGCAAATAAAAGGCACCCAAAACACTATCGCCGAACCCGAGCAACATAAAACAACACCGTATTTTATTAAGGCCAAGCAAACCACCAATTTAAAGCAAGGTTCGGTAAGCGTGGATTTTTATAAAGACACCTTTTACGACGATTTTTACATGGATTTTGAAGTAAAAAATGACACCCTGAAATTGCACGACGATGTTATGGCTTGTCAAAAAAACTTCAGTATTACCTTTGATGCCAGTAAATATTCCGACGAAGACATTAGCAAACTATACGTTGCCCGCTTAGTAGGTCACAACCAATATCCATCTTACACTTACACCAAAAAAAATGGTAAAACCCTAACGGCAAGTTCTAAAAAGCTGGGCACCTACACACTAGCCTTCGATACGATTGCTCCCACTATTTCGGCTTCAAATTTTAAAGATGGGCAATGGATGAGCAATTACCATTATTTAAAAATTAAAATTGATGACGACGGTTCGGGCATTTCAAATTACAGGGCCACCGTTAACGGCAAATGGATTTTAATGGAATACGATTATAAAACCAAAACCCTAACGCACGATTTTAACGATGGCAAGATAACCGACACTAAGAACAATTTAAAAGTGATTGTGACCGATAATGTTGGAAATAATTCTACTTTTGAAGCGTTATTTTACCGCAAATAAACTTTTTACATCTTTGAAAGCAAAACTCTTACTAACCACTTGTTTACTTTTTTCTTTAATTACCATTGGGTTCTCACAAACGGCTACCGTAAAAGGTATTATTCTTGACGAAAGCAACCAGCCCATAGAAAATGTAAACATTAAAAGCAACAGAGATAGCGGCACCAAAACCAACGAAAATGGGTTTTACACCCTCGATATCCCGATAAACCAAGACATAACCCTTAGCTTTACGCATCTCTCGCACAAAAAGGTAGAGAGCACTTT from Tamlana crocina includes:
- a CDS encoding M23 family metallopeptidase; translation: MRFLPTLFLVFSIVVNAQNNYPQDYFSSPLEIPLILSGTFAELRSNHFHSGIDIKTQQRRGLRVKASASGFVSRIKVSHFGYGKALYITHPNGYTTVYAHLQKFSPEIEAYVKKHQYEKESYEVELFPTAETLPVIKDSLVAYSGNSGGSGGPHLHYEIRDKQERPINPMLFGINIKDTSFPIVNSLYVYPLDENSFVNKFQTKQKLRLTPLQNGDYIAENIEAIGNIGFGIETIDRQDYAANSNGVYNIQSFVNGSKNFELDFRRFSFDETKHLNELIDYEHYSNQHERIQKLFKKNNPLSIIKPGLNNGMLAIQDSTQSVFKIRVSDFKNNESWVTVQIKGTQNTIAEPEQHKTTPYFIKAKQTTNLKQGSVSVDFYKDTFYDDFYMDFEVKNDTLKLHDDVMACQKNFSITFDASKYSDEDISKLYVARLVGHNQYPSYTYTKKNGKTLTASSKKLGTYTLAFDTIAPTISASNFKDGQWMSNYHYLKIKIDDDGSGISNYRATVNGKWILMEYDYKTKTLTHDFNDGKITDTKNNLKVIVTDNVGNNSTFEALFYRK